In Sciurus carolinensis unplaced genomic scaffold, mSciCar1.2, whole genome shotgun sequence, a single window of DNA contains:
- the LOC124975130 gene encoding germ cell-less protein-like 2 yields MGILSSRILRCREPGTIDSQQSEATAGPSHISGSRKRKQSGEHCLGPKSDTEKSQDHGENLQQVLSTSHREKVKITSKYAYQNLFLNGENSDIKISALGKIWCLHKIFLYQSDYFADMFRSSWKELHKDTIELEIHDQNIDVQSLHFVLGSLYRDEYFLIEPLQVPGVLATSCLLQIEDLIQQCNETMKDTINVKTVCGYYAAAETYGLDSVKTGCFEWLLHNLMTHPSAELYKEIGIELMDLLISSSNLLVMQKEMDIYTTLKEWMFLRLNPAWKGSMKQLLIHTNNWLSRRRECVGNTTFLETEEGISFKPVFKKLRFQHIICDLASTQIIEQDGLIPSEWLSSVYKQQWLTLLKAQQYREIGPREINETELEGYSMRCGKRIIKDGKYSWKWSGYNFGFPLHVIFTSHYIIFKQNTFSQLCEDSTCLQPLRNIAFRLTLVYFDANGKLNFSKTTGYKILTFAKDEEQVVMKLDSIVLNFPLYIFCNFLFISLENSEN; encoded by the coding sequence ATGGGGATCCTAAGTAGCAGGATCTTGCGATGCAGGGAACCAGGTACCATCGATTCGCAGCAATCAGAAGCCACAGCGGGTCCCAGTCACATATCTGGCAGTCGGAAGCGTAAGCAGAGTGGCGAGCATTGTTTGGGTCCAAAATCTGACACCGAGAAGTCCCAGGACCATGGAGAGAATCTACAGCAAGTCCTCAGCACCAGCCACAGAGAAAAAGTTAAGATTACATCCAAGTATGcttaccaaaatttatttttgaatgggGAAAACAGTGACATCAAAATCAGTGCTCTGGGAAAAATATGGTgtttacacaaaatatttttatatcagtcAGACTACTTTGCTGATATGTTTAGAAGTTCTTGGAAAGAATTGCACAAAGATACTATTGAACTGGAGATTCATGACCAGAATATAGATGTCCAATCTTTGCATTTTGTACTAGGTTCATTGTACAGGGATGAGTATTTTTTAATAGAGCCCCTTCAAGTTCCAGGTGTTTTGGCAACATCATGTCTGCTTCAGATAGAGGACTTAATTCAGCAATGTAATGAGACCATGAAAGATACAATTAATGTGAAAACTGTATGTGGTTATTATGCAGCAGCAGAAACCTATGGATTAGATTCTGTAAAGACAGGGTGCTTTGAATGGCTTCTTCACAATTTGATGACACACCCAAGTGCTGAGCTCTACAAAGAAATAGGCATAGAGCTTATGGATTTGCTCATCTCTTCCTCTAATTTACTAGTAATGCAAAAGGAAATGGATATATACACCACACTTAAAGAGTGGATGTTTCTTCGTCTTAACCCAGCTTGGAAAGGCTCAATGAAACAGCTTCTAATTCATACTAACAATTGGCTTTCCAGACGTAGGGAATGTGTTGGCAATACCACTTTTCTTGAAACAGAAGAAGGAATATCATTTAAACCAGTGTTTAAAAAATTGAGGTTTCAGCATATCATCTGTGACTTGGCCTCTACACAAATAATTGAACAAGATGGTCTAATACCTTCAGAGTGGTTGTCATCCGTTTACAAACAGCAATGGCTTACCTTGCTTAAGGCACAACAATACAGGGAGATCGGGCCTcgagaaatcaatgaaacagaactTGAAGGATACAGCATGAGATGTGGAAAAAGGATTATCAAAGATGGTAAATATTCCTGGAAGTGGTCAGGTTACAATTTTGGCTTTCCCTTACATGTCATTTTTACCAGCCATTATATAATTTTCAAGCAAAATACTTTCAGTCAACTATGTGAAGATTCTACCTGCTTACAACCTCTACGAAATATTGCGTTCAGATTAACTTTGGTATATTTTGATGCTAATGGAAAACTAAATTTCAGCAAAACAACAGGTTATAAAATACTTACTTTTGCAAAAGATGAGGAACAGGTGGTAATGAAGTTGGATAGCATAGTTCTGAacttccctttatatatattctgCAACTTCCTATTTATATcattagaaaattcagaaaactga